A region of Shewanella psychromarinicola DNA encodes the following proteins:
- the rpsG gene encoding 30S ribosomal protein S7, with protein MPRRRVVGQRKILPDPKFHSELLAKFINVIMKDGKKSTSEKIIYKALDVVAEKKGENHLSILEAALDNVRPSVEVKSRRVGGSTYQVPCEVRPVRRNALAMRWLVEAARKRGEKSMALRLAGEMLDASDNKGTAVKKREDVHRMAEANKAFAHYRW; from the coding sequence ATGCCAAGACGTCGCGTTGTAGGACAACGTAAAATCCTACCAGATCCAAAGTTTCACAGTGAGTTGTTGGCTAAGTTCATCAACGTCATTATGAAGGACGGCAAAAAGTCGACTTCAGAAAAAATTATTTACAAGGCATTAGATGTTGTCGCTGAAAAGAAAGGCGAAAATCATTTAAGTATCCTTGAAGCAGCTCTTGATAACGTTCGCCCATCAGTCGAAGTTAAATCTCGTCGTGTTGGTGGTTCTACTTATCAAGTACCATGTGAAGTTCGTCCAGTGCGTCGTAACGCACTAGCGATGCGCTGGTTAGTTGAAGCTGCTCGCAAACGTGGTGAAAAATCTATGGCTTTACGTCTAGCAGGTGAAATGCTAGATGCGTCTGACAACAAAGGTACTGCGGTTAAGAAGCGTGAAGACGTGCATCGCATGGCTGAAGCTAACAAAGCATTTGCCCATTACCGTTGGTAA